From a single Haloarcula sp. DT43 genomic region:
- a CDS encoding translation initiation factor eIF-2B, with translation MIDETVEEIAEMQTHSSSVVAVKAAQALRVLTEREYPTAEDYLRSLSRNSSALRRANPSHASLHTTQNRIVDAVSAADPDDVATAKELTIEAIDEVIEAVESAKDRAAERAVSEIADDDVLLTHDFSSTVLATIDDAVEAGHTFDVYVTESRPRFIGRKMARHLSERDGVDVTLVVDSAAGHFMPEVDRVLVGMDCIVDDTLYNRIGTYPIATAAADNDVPVTVVGSAAKYVDGAFAFENEHRSPSEVLREPADGFEVANPAYDATPTHLLDTVVTDDGIHEY, from the coding sequence ATGATAGACGAGACTGTCGAGGAAATCGCGGAGATGCAGACACATAGCTCCTCCGTGGTCGCAGTCAAGGCCGCCCAGGCGCTCCGGGTGCTGACCGAGCGGGAGTACCCGACGGCCGAAGACTACCTCCGGTCGCTGAGCCGCAACAGCAGCGCCCTCCGCCGGGCCAACCCCTCGCACGCCTCGCTCCACACGACCCAGAACCGAATCGTCGACGCCGTCTCGGCGGCCGACCCCGACGACGTGGCGACTGCCAAGGAACTGACTATCGAGGCCATCGACGAGGTCATCGAGGCGGTGGAGTCGGCCAAGGACCGCGCCGCCGAACGCGCGGTGTCGGAAATCGCCGACGACGACGTGCTGTTGACCCACGACTTCTCCTCGACGGTGCTGGCGACCATCGACGACGCCGTCGAGGCCGGCCACACGTTCGACGTGTACGTCACCGAGTCCCGACCCCGCTTCATCGGCCGGAAGATGGCGCGACACCTCTCCGAGCGGGACGGCGTCGACGTGACGCTCGTCGTCGACAGCGCCGCCGGCCACTTCATGCCGGAGGTCGACCGCGTACTCGTCGGCATGGACTGTATCGTCGACGACACGCTGTACAACCGCATCGGGACCTACCCGATTGCGACGGCCGCCGCGGACAACGACGTGCCGGTGACGGTCGTCGGCTCCGCCGCGAAGTACGTCGACGGGGCCTTCGCCTTCGAGAACGAGCACCGGTCACCGTCGGAGGTGCTCCGGGAACCGGCGGACGGCTTCGAGGTCGCGAACCCGGCCTACGACGCTACGCCGACGCATCTGCTGGATACGGTCGTCACTGACGACGGGATACACGAATACTAG
- the priS gene encoding DNA primase small subunit PriS, producing the protein MEERTRAYLRGRFGDHYRQASVTPPPAANEREWGFIPWTEGPGETMVRHRSLLDLGEIGDFLGRRKPRHVYFSAGRYDEPSASTMAEKGWRSSDLVFDLDADHLPSVVLGEDSYAEMLEKCKDALLRLLDFLEDDFGFDDMTVVFSGGRGYHVHVRDERIRHLERDARREIVDYVRGIGLEFDELVDEESVAGTAGRSSPAQKRTLSTEGGWSARAHRHMLAVVDDLLAMDEADALDRLQEYDGIGEGKATAALNAARSNYEQLEAGNIDVHPAFYQLAKVLLHEVVAADNAPIDEPVTTDTNRLIRLPGSLHGGSGLEVQRIDRADLDAFDPLVDPVPETFRGHDITVEVTDGGLVELDGDSFTLEAGNQTVPEHVGVFLMARGRAEKGKE; encoded by the coding sequence ATGGAAGAGCGGACCCGCGCGTACCTCCGTGGCCGGTTCGGCGACCACTACCGCCAGGCGTCTGTAACGCCGCCGCCGGCCGCCAACGAGCGCGAATGGGGATTTATCCCGTGGACCGAGGGCCCGGGCGAGACGATGGTCCGCCATCGCTCGCTGCTCGACCTCGGCGAAATCGGGGACTTCCTCGGCCGCCGGAAGCCCCGTCACGTCTACTTCTCCGCGGGCCGCTACGACGAACCGAGCGCCTCCACGATGGCCGAGAAGGGCTGGCGCTCCTCGGACCTCGTGTTCGACCTCGACGCCGACCACCTCCCCAGCGTCGTGCTCGGCGAGGACAGCTACGCCGAGATGCTCGAAAAGTGCAAGGACGCGCTGTTGCGGCTCCTCGACTTTCTGGAGGACGACTTCGGCTTCGACGATATGACCGTCGTCTTCTCGGGCGGCCGTGGCTACCACGTCCACGTCCGTGACGAGCGGATTCGCCACCTGGAACGGGACGCGCGCCGGGAAATCGTCGACTACGTCCGCGGCATCGGGCTGGAGTTCGACGAACTCGTCGACGAGGAATCAGTCGCCGGCACGGCCGGCCGGTCCAGCCCGGCCCAGAAGCGGACGCTCTCGACGGAGGGCGGCTGGAGCGCCCGCGCACACCGCCACATGCTCGCCGTCGTCGACGACCTGCTGGCGATGGACGAGGCCGACGCGCTGGACCGACTGCAGGAGTACGACGGCATCGGCGAGGGGAAGGCGACGGCGGCGCTGAACGCCGCCCGGTCGAACTACGAGCAACTGGAGGCCGGCAACATCGACGTCCATCCGGCGTTCTACCAGCTGGCGAAGGTCCTGCTCCACGAGGTCGTCGCGGCGGACAACGCGCCGATAGACGAGCCGGTGACGACGGACACGAACCGGCTCATCCGCCTGCCCGGCTCGCTCCACGGCGGCAGCGGGCTGGAAGTCCAGCGTATCGACCGCGCGGACCTCGACGCGTTCGACCCGCTCGTCGACCCCGTTCCCGAGACGTTCCGGGGCCACGACATCACCGTCGAGGTGACCGACGGGGGCCTCGTCGAGCTAGATGGCGATAGCTTTACACTGGAGGCGGGTAATCAAACTGTACCAGAGCACGTGGGCGTGTTTCTCATGGCCCGCGGGCGTGCCGAGAAGGGGAAGGAATGA
- a CDS encoding type IV pilin, which translates to MGRFSTDTVGMTEGIGVAVLVGLTLLVTAIVGLNVLVIGEDDGGGPQANFSYDYISDNSVLIVTHERGDEFEAGNVEFEGPDTRVTWAEVAGQEPAAAVGPGDIVQLSSGSAYGQRVSGQDTIRIYHNASGNRTQLDQWNGTN; encoded by the coding sequence ATGGGACGGTTCAGCACTGACACGGTCGGGATGACGGAGGGTATCGGCGTCGCCGTACTCGTCGGGCTGACGCTGCTCGTGACGGCTATCGTCGGACTGAACGTCCTCGTCATCGGGGAAGACGACGGCGGCGGCCCGCAGGCGAACTTCAGCTACGACTATATCTCGGACAACTCGGTCCTCATCGTCACCCACGAGCGCGGCGACGAGTTCGAGGCCGGCAACGTCGAGTTCGAGGGCCCCGATACGCGGGTCACCTGGGCCGAGGTGGCCGGCCAGGAGCCCGCGGCGGCCGTCGGCCCCGGCGACATCGTGCAACTGAGCAGCGGGAGCGCCTACGGGCAGCGAGTCAGCGGCCAGGACACGATACGGATATACCACAACGCGAGCGGGAACCGGACCCAGCTGGACCAGTGGAACGGCACGAACTGA
- a CDS encoding proteasome assembly chaperone family protein yields the protein MSPDDVSVVLDDDRPPVDTLAVGVSEYGLAGLTAVDYLADQLAMREVGHLRTPGPPYITPFENGTPRHHTRLYVAEAASFAVLVGERFVPPGQAGSLAEAVATAADRLDASNVTMLTGVPIAHGPDDHVPFYIATPEYRAAYLDDTDIRPMGNGFLEGLSGELVARALDGGIPTGVFTTPTHPQAPDAAAAIRLLTALGEAHAIDIDTGPLEAFAANIEAHYQALAERMESAESETQVDDRMYM from the coding sequence ATGTCTCCAGACGACGTTTCGGTGGTCCTCGACGACGACCGGCCCCCGGTCGACACGCTGGCGGTCGGCGTCTCGGAGTACGGACTGGCCGGGCTCACGGCCGTCGACTACCTGGCCGACCAGCTCGCGATGCGCGAGGTCGGCCACCTTCGGACGCCGGGGCCGCCGTACATCACCCCATTCGAGAACGGGACGCCGAGACACCACACGCGGTTGTACGTCGCCGAAGCGGCGTCGTTCGCCGTGCTCGTGGGCGAACGGTTCGTGCCGCCGGGCCAGGCGGGCTCTCTCGCCGAGGCCGTAGCGACCGCCGCGGACCGGCTGGACGCCTCGAACGTCACGATGCTCACCGGCGTCCCCATCGCACACGGCCCGGACGACCACGTCCCCTTCTACATCGCGACGCCGGAGTACCGGGCAGCGTACCTCGACGACACCGACATCAGACCGATGGGGAACGGGTTCCTCGAAGGGCTGAGCGGCGAACTCGTCGCGCGGGCGCTCGACGGCGGTATCCCGACCGGCGTGTTCACTACGCCGACACACCCGCAAGCGCCCGACGCGGCCGCCGCAATCAGACTCCTCACCGCGCTGGGAGAGGCCCACGCAATCGACATCGACACCGGGCCGCTGGAGGCCTTCGCCGCGAACATCGAAGCCCACTACCAGGCGCTCGCAGAGCGGATGGAATCGGCCGAGTCAGAGACGCAGGTAGATGACCGAATGTATATGTAA
- a CDS encoding N-acetyltransferase has protein sequence MSVNIETQVVERGDDEHVDAAWRLKEAIRESDGVLRQRRGFFRDAYRRSTTYLYIDRSEDRLIGFAAVRRDGYVLFLAVDGEYRGHGFGKRLVARVADDYGSVTCHARATNREAIGFYKHIGFEIRRRIDNYYEDGGDAYYLKLGEDSITDKLSKFLRG, from the coding sequence GTGAGCGTCAACATCGAGACACAGGTCGTCGAACGCGGGGACGACGAACACGTCGACGCGGCGTGGCGGCTCAAGGAGGCCATCCGCGAGTCCGACGGGGTGCTTCGGCAGCGCCGGGGGTTCTTCCGCGACGCCTACCGCCGGTCGACCACCTACCTCTACATCGACCGGTCGGAGGACCGCCTCATCGGCTTCGCCGCGGTTCGACGCGACGGCTACGTTCTCTTTCTCGCGGTCGACGGCGAGTACAGGGGCCACGGCTTCGGCAAGCGGCTCGTCGCCCGCGTCGCCGATGACTACGGCAGCGTGACCTGCCACGCCCGGGCGACGAACCGGGAGGCCATCGGCTTCTACAAACACATCGGCTTCGAGATTCGGCGACGCATCGACAACTACTACGAGGACGGCGGCGACGCCTACTACCTCAAACTCGGCGAGGACTCGATTACGGACAAACTGTCGAAGTTCCTGCGCGGCTAA
- a CDS encoding S1C family serine protease: MKQSLTRRAMLGALGAGVAATAGCQSPGTAGESDDAAADRSASGEAVAQSESVYADVYRAVADAVVSIRVFSDAAPGGQGSGFLIDDEHIVTNEHVVAGGDEYYVRFADTGWRSATVVGADVYSDLAVLRVGATPDVTPLSFVETEPTVGTEVVAIGNPFGLSGSVSAGIVSGVDRTLQSANNFSIADAVQTDAPVNPGNSGGPLVTLDGDVVGVINSGGGDNVAFAISAPLTQRVVPALIQSGDYDHPYMGVGLQSVSPRLAEANDLEPASGVYIDRILDGGPAAGVLQGSDGSAVVSGTEVPTGGDVVRQMGDTPTPTRQALGSFLALETSPGETVDVAIERDGTRETVELTLGTRPEP, encoded by the coding sequence ATGAAGCAGTCTCTCACGCGCCGGGCGATGCTGGGTGCCCTCGGGGCGGGCGTCGCGGCGACGGCCGGGTGCCAGAGCCCGGGGACCGCCGGCGAATCGGACGATGCCGCCGCCGACCGGTCGGCGTCCGGCGAGGCGGTCGCACAGTCCGAGAGCGTCTACGCCGACGTGTATCGAGCGGTCGCCGACGCCGTCGTCTCCATCAGGGTGTTCTCCGACGCCGCCCCCGGCGGGCAGGGGAGCGGCTTCCTCATCGACGACGAGCACATCGTCACGAACGAACACGTCGTCGCCGGCGGGGACGAGTACTACGTCCGCTTCGCAGACACCGGCTGGCGGTCGGCCACCGTCGTCGGCGCGGACGTGTACAGCGACCTGGCGGTCCTCCGCGTCGGCGCGACGCCGGACGTGACCCCCCTGTCGTTCGTCGAGACCGAACCGACGGTGGGGACGGAAGTCGTCGCCATCGGGAACCCCTTCGGCCTCTCGGGGTCGGTGTCGGCCGGCATCGTCAGCGGCGTCGACCGCACGCTCCAGAGCGCCAACAACTTCTCCATCGCCGACGCGGTCCAGACCGACGCGCCGGTCAACCCGGGCAACAGCGGGGGGCCGCTGGTCACGCTCGACGGCGACGTGGTCGGCGTCATCAACTCCGGCGGCGGCGACAACGTCGCCTTCGCCATCTCGGCCCCGCTGACTCAGCGGGTCGTGCCGGCGCTCATCCAGTCCGGCGACTACGACCATCCGTACATGGGCGTCGGCCTCCAGAGCGTGTCGCCGCGTCTCGCCGAAGCGAACGACCTAGAGCCTGCCTCGGGCGTGTACATCGACCGCATCCTCGACGGCGGCCCGGCGGCCGGCGTCCTGCAAGGAAGCGACGGGAGTGCGGTGGTCTCCGGGACGGAGGTCCCCACAGGCGGTGACGTGGTCAGGCAGATGGGCGACACGCCGACACCGACTCGACAGGCGCTCGGGAGCTTCCTCGCGCTGGAGACCAGCCCCGGCGAGACGGTCGACGTGGCCATCGAACGGGACGGGACGCGGGAGACGGTCGAACTCACGCTCGGAACCAGGCCGGAGCCGTAG
- a CDS encoding DoxX family protein produces the protein MDTRIPTLAGVVALVLTLMTRPAAAHVDYVTDGPGAALDAVAFALSVLADPVNAAVFGVSGLAVTGGLAAYLWVRPTIADVVVLRDVLAGYADLVPWMLRLSVGLPLVGAGFQGYLFAPTVTFDPTASPLVRLLFIGLGFTLLFGLATRIVTAVGLVTYAWAVSVDPGVVLAMEYVPAFLALLILGGGRPSADHMLQQVASTDGTYYGRVDPVHHLKGFLDSATAPYRESVPVVVRVGMGVTFIYLGLFQKLADPGRSLLVVEKYDLTAVVPVDPGMWVLGAGLTETLVGLVLIFGFMTRGAAAVSFVLFTTTLFGLPDDPVLAHITLFGMASAVFTMGAGPLSFDEWFGRPARSDRGTAVSAD, from the coding sequence ATGGACACGCGCATCCCGACCCTCGCCGGCGTCGTCGCGCTCGTTCTCACACTCATGACACGGCCTGCGGCGGCACACGTCGACTACGTGACCGACGGGCCGGGCGCGGCGCTCGATGCGGTCGCGTTCGCGCTGTCCGTCCTTGCCGACCCGGTGAACGCGGCCGTCTTCGGCGTCTCGGGGCTGGCCGTGACCGGCGGGCTCGCGGCCTATCTCTGGGTCCGGCCGACGATTGCCGACGTCGTCGTCCTCCGTGACGTGCTCGCCGGCTACGCCGACCTCGTCCCGTGGATGCTCCGGCTCAGCGTTGGGCTGCCCCTCGTCGGTGCCGGGTTCCAGGGGTACCTGTTCGCCCCGACGGTGACGTTCGACCCGACAGCGAGCCCGCTCGTCCGCCTCCTGTTCATCGGGCTGGGTTTCACGCTCCTGTTCGGGCTGGCGACCCGCATCGTCACGGCCGTCGGACTGGTGACCTACGCCTGGGCGGTGAGCGTCGACCCCGGCGTCGTGCTGGCGATGGAGTACGTCCCGGCGTTCCTGGCGCTGCTGATACTCGGCGGCGGCCGCCCGAGCGCCGACCACATGCTCCAGCAGGTCGCAAGCACCGACGGGACCTACTACGGCCGCGTCGACCCGGTCCATCACCTCAAGGGCTTCCTCGACTCGGCGACGGCCCCGTACCGCGAGTCCGTCCCGGTCGTCGTCCGGGTCGGCATGGGCGTGACGTTCATCTACCTCGGCCTGTTCCAGAAGCTCGCCGACCCCGGCCGGTCGCTGCTCGTCGTCGAGAAGTACGACCTCACCGCCGTCGTGCCGGTCGACCCCGGGATGTGGGTGCTCGGGGCCGGCCTGACCGAGACGCTGGTCGGGCTGGTGTTGATTTTCGGCTTCATGACCCGCGGGGCGGCGGCGGTCTCCTTCGTCCTGTTTACCACGACGCTGTTTGGCCTCCCGGACGACCCGGTGCTCGCTCACATCACGCTGTTCGGGATGGCCTCGGCCGTGTTCACGATGGGCGCGGGACCGCTCTCCTTCGACGAGTGGTTCGGTCGGCCGGCACGGAGCGACCGTGGGACCGCCGTGTCCGCCGACTGA